TAATCCCGCAAGTTCGACAGGTCCAGTTGTCTCTTTGGAAAATATTTGAACGCCATTGTAAATATTTTTTATCTCTTGTATGAACATACCTCTTCCGTTCTTTCCGTGGCTCTTTACTTCTTCTTAAAGATTGAGCAATACTCATTTTTCTCTTGGCTTTTTCAGTGTGTTTTCTTCCAATTTTTTTAACGCTCATTTTTGTTTTTGATTCTTCCGTGTGTTTTCCAGTAAAACCACCACAACCTTTTTTAAAACCATAACCTTGGTAAACTCCTTTCTTAAATCCATAACCCTGATAAACTCCCTTTTTAAAATGTGTTTTTCCTGTATTTGTTTGAATGTGTAGTTTTTTACACCAAGAAGTATGTCCTTTTTTAAATTCTGTTTTCGGATGAAAACCTTTTTTAAATGGCATTTTAGTTTCTAAGTTTTAATTTTGTTTTCTACTTTCTATTTCTTCGTCTAATTTTAAATTTTCCAAAACTAATTCTTCTATTTTTGAATCTCTTTCGCCAATATCTGATTCCAAGGTACTAATTTCTTCATTTGCTTTACACAAAGGACAGTTCATTTCTTCGTGTGCTATGTCGCAATTTGAACAGTATTTCATAAGTTTAGTTTCTAATAGTTAAGAATATACCCACTAACGCTAATACGATTGATACTGCGATTATGATGAAATAAAGTGTGTTTAGGGTCATAGTTAGGGTCATAAGTTTAATAGTTATCTCCGTATTCCGGCTCAGTACTCGGCCATTTTACATAGATCCCCCACTTGGAGATGTGTAAATTAACTTCGTCGAATATTGAAGTCATTTCCTTTGTTGTGAACTTTGCGGTGCTTTCCTTTCCGTACCTCGCCTTTCCAATGGCTCTGAAAAGCATTTTAACGGCCTCTGGTGAGGTTTCTACCTCCAATCCCTCAAATAGTACCTTTTGCGTAATACCAGCCTCTACAAGGCAACCTGACAATAATTCGCAATACTTGTGGAGTGCCTTGTTTTGCTGGCTGGTTCGTATTTTATTTTCCGGTAAATGGGTCTTCATTCTTGTAAAGTTTTTCTAAATCTATTTTCGGACCGCCGATATATGCATTTTGCACTTCTTCTGATAATGGTTCACTTGGATTTGGCATTATTGTATATTCTGTATCCTGTTTGGTTGTTCCTTTTCTGGTAATCGTTATATCGTATGAAAACGGAGATCCCCATTTTGGATTATCAATCAATGCTTTTAAGGGAGTCATTATGGTTTTCTGCGTTATTTCTAAAATCTGAACTCTCTTTGCCTCATAATTGTACACAACGAATGCCCAGAAGTGGCTAATCCTGCCGTCCTTTTTCATATCATCTGGTATCTCATCAAAAATATCTCTGCTTCTTACCGGCTTATTATCGCTTTTAAAATACTCGTATCCTACTATTGCCGAAGATAATACCCTAAAAGTGTGTACTCCCTCTGTTAGTTTCATATAGTTTGAGGTTTCCGGCACTTTGTAATCGTTGCTTGGAAAGAAATTGTTCTCTTGTATTTCGTCTTTTTTCATAAGTTTAAATTGTTTCTAAATAATATTAACTTTTGCTCTAATTCTTCTACCTGAGCCCGACTCTCTTCAGCTTCCTCTGCCCACTTTTTTAATCTCGGGTCTGGCTCTTTTGAGATATAGTTTTCCGGCAAGAAGTTTCCGGCTCTATAATCTGTTTTAAGTTGTTCCTCTATTTCTTTGTTCATAGTTTTTATGGCTTGCGGGAGAAGAGAGCAATTCACTCCTGAAAACTCTCTCCTCTCCTGCGGAGTCAATTAGTCGTTGTGTACTAATTCGCTATTTAGATCGTTTATAAACTCAATCTCAAATCCTTCCGTAATTTCTTCTACCCAGTTCTGCGATATATTCAATTCGTGAGCTATTTCTTGCGGTGTGCTACCCTGCTTAAATAATGCGATTACTACTTCTTTATCATTTTTAAGCAATAAATTATCTACGAAATTATTAAACATATTATTTTACTAAATAAAGAATATAATGTGTGCCGAAGTATGCTATGGCCGATAACATCACAATCCAATAGCCGACTTTTAATATATTTTCTATTGTGTGATTTTCTCTTTTAATTTTTCTAACTGTATGATATTTCATATTATTATTTTTTAATTTTATTATTTTTCTCGACTTTTATTCTCCATTTCTTTTTTCGTTGGCTGTCGTAATCTCGCATTTTGATTAAGCACTTCTCGCAAAGGAACTCTGTTGGTTTTTTTAATTTCATAATGTTTTGTTTATACCTTATGTTATCATTATCAAAAAGTCCCGTCAAGCCCCTGTTTCTCCACAGGCCAATTTCGCCGCTGCCCGCCTCTCCCTCTGGGCAAGATTATATCTATCAAGTGCTTTCCTATACCTATCTCTGGTTCTAACAACCTCCGGCTTTAATTGCCTTAATCTTTCATTTTCAAGGTCAGCACATATTGGGCAGTTCTTTATTTCCGAATTTAATTTAGTTCCGCACTTACAGGTGTAGTACATATTTAAATTAAAGTTTTATATTCTTTAAATGCTTCTTGAAAAATATGTAGTCCTATTTCTGGTCTTACACAATTTCTTAAAACCTTTCTTTTATCTATTCCTTTTTTACTTTCTAAATTAAAACCTAATTTTTCTTGCCACTCTTTTACTTTTCCCCATTTGATTTTATCAGCGTCAACTTTTATATCGTGTATTAAGAAGTTTGACCAAAAACAATGGCGTTGGATTATCTGTGGTTCAATAAGTGGCTTGTAATAAGGATTAACATTCTCCACAACCCATTTACCTTTATAAAAATGTTGCAATAATATAATTTCTTGATATAAACTCATTTCAGGATATTTCGCTTTTCTTAAATGATTCCCACTACCATAATCTTCTGATAACGCCCCTAACTTCGCAAAGTCCGAATGTGTTGGGCAAGGTGGGCTACTCCATATAAAGTCAAACTCTTTATAATGATCTAAAAGATATTGGTGGGCATCTGCGATTATCACTTTGTCTTTTGGAAAAAAGTCCTGGTAAATATTGGCTATTT
This DNA window, taken from Bacteroidales bacterium, encodes the following:
- a CDS encoding HNH endonuclease, encoding MPFKKGFHPKTEFKKGHTSWCKKLHIQTNTGKTHFKKGVYQGYGFKKGVYQGYGFKKGCGGFTGKHTEESKTKMSVKKIGRKHTEKAKRKMSIAQSLRRSKEPRKERKRYVHTRDKKYLQWRSNIFQRDNWTCRTCGITGCYLEVHHIKSWAKYPELRYDVENGITLCKECHKLTNNYKNKKICQ
- a CDS encoding DNA cytosine methyltransferase → MKILNLYCGIGGNRKNWGDDHTITAVENVEEIANIYQDFFPKDKVIIADAHQYLLDHYKEFDFIWSSPPCPTHSDFAKLGALSEDYGSGNHLRKAKYPEMSLYQEIILLQHFYKGKWVVENVNPYYKPLIEPQIIQRHCFWSNFLIHDIKVDADKIKWGKVKEWQEKLGFNLESKKGIDKRKVLRNCVRPEIGLHIFQEAFKEYKTLI